In Pseudomonadota bacterium, a single window of DNA contains:
- a CDS encoding methyltransferase domain-containing protein → MRLPKRRCSNQATPLSHPTHITERPPPMNQAPQTSEREQSIQNQFSSRAPIYDGSAAWISDPGMLALYVKLCQVSPDATLLDVCTGTGKVGGSFRGRVKTLVGVDLTEGMLEKARERLDEVHVGRAEALPFPDETFDIVIIRQALHFVDTPVAALREMRRVLKTGGQAIIGHRVPYGDVDAAWWEKVNRAKQPLIKHLLLDHTLVAAIEEAGFVDLTPENYYLWESIPHWLDSPEARAGGNDVLAFYQSAPPEAVAARGIEIGENEIRDRWRWLLVSCWKR, encoded by the coding sequence ATGCGTCTTCCCAAGCGGCGTTGCTCAAATCAAGCAACGCCGTTGTCACACCCCACACACATCACGGAAAGGCCCCCCCCGATGAACCAAGCACCCCAGACGAGCGAGCGCGAGCAGAGCATTCAGAACCAGTTCTCGTCAAGAGCCCCCATCTACGACGGTTCGGCCGCCTGGATCAGCGACCCCGGCATGCTCGCGCTGTACGTGAAGCTGTGCCAGGTCAGCCCCGACGCGACGCTGCTCGACGTCTGCACGGGCACGGGCAAGGTGGGAGGCAGCTTTCGCGGACGGGTGAAGACCCTCGTGGGCGTCGATCTCACCGAGGGCATGCTCGAGAAGGCCCGCGAGCGCCTCGACGAGGTGCACGTCGGGCGCGCCGAGGCCCTGCCCTTCCCCGATGAGACGTTCGACATCGTCATCATCCGCCAGGCGCTGCACTTCGTCGACACGCCGGTGGCGGCGCTGCGCGAGATGCGCCGGGTTCTCAAGACGGGCGGGCAGGCCATCATCGGGCACCGCGTCCCCTATGGCGACGTCGACGCGGCCTGGTGGGAGAAGGTCAACCGCGCCAAGCAGCCGCTCATCAAGCACCTGCTCCTCGACCACACCCTCGTGGCGGCCATCGAGGAGGCTGGCTTCGTCGATCTGACCCCGGAGAACTACTACCTCTGGGAGTCGATTCCGCACTGGCTCGATTCACCCGAGGCCCGCGCTGGCGGCAACGACGTGCTCGCCTTCTACCAGAGCGCCCCCCCGGAAGCGGTGGCGGCGCGGGGCATCGAGATCGGCGAGAACGAGATCCGAGACCGCTGGCGCTGGCTGCTCGTGTCGTGCTGGAAGCGCTGA